DNA sequence from the Tachysurus fulvidraco isolate hzauxx_2018 chromosome 1, HZAU_PFXX_2.0, whole genome shotgun sequence genome:
acacagcagtgaacacacacacacaccgtaaacacacacctggagcagtggggagctatttatgctgcggcgcccggggagcagttgggggggttcggtgcctttctcaagggcacctcagtcgtggccggcccgagactcaaacccacaaccttaggttgttgagtcagactctctaaccattagaccacgacttgccctataaactccacacacacaaggcggaggtgggaatcgaacccccgaccctggaggtttgaggcaaacgtgctaaccactaagccatcgtgcgaTGAAGGACGATTCAGTGGAATATATTTTCTAACCCATGAACGTTGTATATCAGATCTATACTGCGCTTCCATTTTAGTCATggcattaataattataaaagatATTGGTGTAAGAAATGTCCAgttatatgttttaataaaacagcaTCACTTTACTGCAAGggtttttattctctttaattgttttaattatttattcagctGAAGTTTTCAcaaatatacatcacacacacacacacacacacacacacacacacacacacacacacacacacacacacacacacacacacactactctaaTCTAAATACAGATATTTCTGTTCACAGTGGAAAGCGCATGCAGTCTAATACTGTAAATCATTCCATTATATTATTGATAAAATCTAGAAGAAGCTCAAGGATGAAACATCAGGAGCTCAactttttaatcattaattaaatCAGTATTTACTGGAATGTAAGAAGAGTGCAGACAGTGTGATAGTGCAGGAAAATggtatttgtaatatttactgGTAATAAGAATGAGCAGACCAGTAACTGTACCAAAACCAGCACCAATACCAGCACCAGTACCAGCAACAGCACCTTCATTACAATGCTTCTTATCACACTCATTACAAAGTTCAACAGCAAGTGCACTGATAACTGCTCCAAAAACTGCACCAATAACTGCACCAATAACTGCATCAAGGACTTTCCTTTTGTAAGAGGTTTGCTCCAcctgcaaataaaacaaaaataaaaaattgattaaaattaaatacagaATTTGACTCACCTAAATGATGCTTTGTGgaaatatttcatttctatatAAAACACTGCACATGCAAAATACAGTGTAGTTATTATTTTTGACCAGTAGTCAGCAGCAGAgactttgtgtatgttttatttgtgaGACATGTTTCTGCTTTAATTTCACTTCCTTTACCTCTCCATTACTCTCATAATAACTCTCAAATAAAAGCCGTATTAAAAGCCTGTAATTTCAATGGGGTGACATTCAGGACTCTACCTTTGGGTTCTTTATTCCACACAGATGATCCTTCACAGCATTGATTGCATCGTCGTTGCGCAGGCATCTTAACAGCCCTTGGTCTTCATGAAAGAGACAATCAACAGCGAACACATCCGTCCTGTTCACATG
Encoded proteins:
- the LOC113660615 gene encoding uncharacterized protein LOC113660615 isoform X2; its protein translation is MVHGNTRYFVMITGNTLDSHKTFLDRLSISSNLHEVRAVNKSDVIIAFVPVVSRAGTDILSAMEIIPKDKPVVLVILHHTFDPDIVVPDVRRHVNRTDVFAVDCLFHEDQGLLRCLRNDDAINAVKDHLCGIKNPKVEQTSYKRKVLDAVIGAVIGAVFGAVISALAVELCNECDKKHCNEGAVAGTGAGIGAGFGTVTGLLILITSKYYKYHFPALSHCLHSSYIPVNTDLIND